In the Camarhynchus parvulus chromosome 25, STF_HiC, whole genome shotgun sequence genome, TTTTAAGTGGAGTTGTTGGCTCCATCCTGAACTGAGAGTTGCCATGAGGACAGCTCAGGGTCATCAACTGGGGTGAAAttcccctggaagtgttccatTTTTAAGTGGAGTTGTTGGCTCCATCCTGAACTGAGAGTTGCCATAAGGACAGCTCAGGGTCATCAGGTTGGGTGAAAttcccctggaagtgttccatTTGTAAGTGGAGTTGTTGGTAGGTACAACCAATCCCAGACTCCTGCTTGGGTGAAATTCCCCTGAAATTGTTCCATTTGTAAGTGGAGTTGTTGGCTCCATCCTAAGCTGAGAGTTGCTCTAAGGACAGCTCTGGGTCAGCTCTCATCCTCTGTTCTCGTGGACCACTGCACTGTAAATCTACCCCTGAGCTCTGTCTCTGAGTGAGGGAGcattccccctccctccctgcagtgcagaCACCCCTGGAATTAGGGACAACCATTCTGGTGCCaactcagctctgctttctgctcctccaggcatcTACCTCAACCTCTGACGGAATGCTGACCCTCGACCTGATCCAGGAGGAAGACGCCTCTCCGGAGGATCACGGCACCTGCGAGGAGAGTTTCCGGGTGGATCTGGACAAATCCGTGGCACACCTGACCGCGGGGCGGCGCCGCTCGGACTCGGAGAACACCAAATCATCGGAGAAAGGGCGGACAGGGAGCCTCCCCCGACAGGAGGCGACCCCGTGGGACAGAGCCGGGCAGCGCAATGACTCCTTTGACAGAGGGACCATGTACACACCGCAGGTCCCCAAAAAGCTCTCACACTcagaaaagaataaatgtgCCTCCATGGAAGAAATCCTGTCCCGACGGGACTCTTCCACACATCGGGCGGTGctgaggaaggggctggaggcTCAGTTTGCCTCGGCAGAGCCGGAGCAGCTGACCCGGATACAGGAACTGGTTGCactgaaactggaaaaaactcAGGAACTGCTGACAGAGGTGAAGGGCTACGgggaaggcaagaaaaagaCCAAGGACTCCAACACCAgcaccaccatcaccaccacctcttcttcctcatcGTCTTCTTCCAAGTCGGACTCTGAAAGGATCCTGCAGGAATCTgagaggctgctgggggaggctTCCTCCACCTGGAGCCAAGCCAAGAGGGTGCTGCAGGAGATCAAAGAGCTGAGGGACCTGTACAAACAGTTTGAGCTGCAGCAGTCAGACTCGAAGCCCAAACAGAGCTCACAGTCGCAGTTTAGGAAGAGCATGATGTGAAGGCAAGCcttgggatgggagggagggactgggaagggcGGCCATctggtcttttttttaattattactattatttacAGTGTTCAAAAGAGTGAAAAGGTGCCTGCTCTCACCCAAATTTGCTTCTCAAAGCTTGGACCCTTCCTTTCCTCCATCGCATCCCCTGATGAATCAACCCAGTGTTCCAATAAATCAGTTGCAGTTTATACCTCCTTTGTAAGAGCtccctttgcactgcagctcctgtcaCGCTCCAAGGACAGGAGCAAGTTCTGGTTCCTGGAACTGCCCATGTCTGCCTGGAGCATCCTGTGGGGTAGAGCTGGATGAGCCCTGGAATTGCTGCTCTCATGTCTGGGCTGTGCCCCAAACTCTCTTTCACCAGGACATTTGCCCTGTTCCCTCTCAGAAATAAATGACATTAAAAGGTCAAAAAAGGTGTCCATCCCCACCACTGCTTGAAGTCCCCATTACCCAGGAACTCTCCTGAAGATGTGGGAACTTCTGATCACTAAGGCATTTGCTGGGTGCAGCtctcagagctctgtcctggcacaaTCTCCTGGAAAacctggggctggctgctgttATTTTGGGGTGCACACAGAGCCCTCCAGAAGGGCAGCAGTGACACAATCCATATCCACCCTTCACAGACCCCCTTGGCCCTGAGCAGTGGGAGGTAGCAGTGATGTGTCTTCCCTTCTGTGCAACCACAGGATCAAAGCCTTGGATTTGACAGCCCACACAGGCAGCCGGGAGGGGTTTAGGCTTTTCCAttctaatttctcttttttttttaccttttctttgaGCTGAAAAGTCAGGGGGTGTGTGTGGGAGCCAGACACCACAAGCCAATGGCAGTTTTGGTAGGTTTGCTTTGCTCTCTCAGGTGTCATAGTCAgacagcagcaggctctgcttggGCTGCCCAAGATGTGAATCAGCCCTGCTGGAAGGAaagctgagcccagagcagagctcagatcATCGCCTCACAGGCTGGCTCAGCTTTCCCACCCACCAGCAGGACATGGCTGTGGCTCACA is a window encoding:
- the PLEKHO1 gene encoding pleckstrin homology domain-containing family O member 1 produces the protein MKKNNNSAKRGNQDGNQQPAQPEKVGWVRKFCGKGIFREIWKNRYVVLKGDQLYISEKEVKDEKNIQETFDLSDYEKCEELRKSKSRSKKNHSKFTLAHSRQPGNTAPNLIFLAVSPEEKESWINALNSAITRAKNRILDEVTVEEDSFLAHPTRDRAKIQHSRRPPTRGHLMAVASTSTSDGMLTLDLIQEEDASPEDHGTCEESFRVDLDKSVAHLTAGRRRSDSENTKSSEKGRTGSLPRQEATPWDRAGQRNDSFDRGTMYTPQVPKKLSHSEKNKCASMEEILSRRDSSTHRAVLRKGLEAQFASAEPEQLTRIQELVALKLEKTQELLTEVKGYGEGKKKTKDSNTSTTITTTSSSSSSSSKSDSERILQESERLLGEASSTWSQAKRVLQEIKELRDLYKQFELQQSDSKPKQSSQSQFRKSMM